The following proteins come from a genomic window of Candidatus Latescibacterota bacterium:
- a CDS encoding bifunctional nuclease family protein — translation MGLLNVKVKGIAIDKEREHPVVMLATDDRTEVLPIWIGPAEATAIYTALSGSSFERPMTHDLLKIVVEELGARIVSIEIGGLQKDTYFARIVLQREEDVFFIDARPSDSIALALRAGASIFVDEDLFLAYSRNLQVGKEGEDDVKRHLESLDPSDFGQMDGGELS, via the coding sequence ATGGGACTTCTGAATGTGAAAGTCAAAGGAATCGCGATTGACAAGGAGCGGGAGCATCCGGTGGTGATGCTCGCCACCGATGACCGGACGGAAGTACTTCCGATCTGGATAGGCCCGGCAGAAGCTACGGCTATCTACACTGCGCTTTCCGGTAGCAGTTTCGAACGTCCCATGACTCACGACCTGCTGAAGATCGTCGTGGAGGAACTTGGTGCCAGGATCGTCAGTATTGAGATCGGTGGTCTTCAGAAGGATACATATTTCGCGAGGATAGTGCTTCAACGGGAAGAGGATGTCTTCTTCATAGATGCCCGCCCGAGTGATTCGATCGCGCTCGCGCTCAGGGCTGGAGCATCTATATTTGTTGATGAGGACTTATTTCTGGCTTATAGCAGGAATCTACAGGTGGGGAAGGAAGGGGAGGATGATGTTAAAAGGCACCTCGAGAGCCTTGACC
- a CDS encoding peptidyl-prolyl cis-trans isomerase produces MKRALLSSIMLASLVFIAFSCGEKENKIEINQGVAIRIGNKKITDAEIDEKFDLLPDNQKNNFKGPSGRARFVNLIINDELFYLEAKNRNLRNDPIVKAELEAVERRILIGAFYAKEIVEKIEIPDKEVESYYDSHSDEFTNLPLYKAQHIFSRDSLKCVQWKKRIDEGEKFSAIAKGESEDRSTAPSYGDLGYFNPDGFVKYIGKSSTFTADIADLTVGEVSGVIKHERGYSIVRINDYKPAALQPLSEVRKSIAKTLRDSYSKEYLDKQIEALRKKYSPVNYAQEYVLETTRTPEQLWEIAQSEDASYTRILYYRELVNRYPEHKFAPQALFMIGFVYAEELQDLVQARRTFDELLKDYPDSEVVESAKWMIGNLHQDHPRFESLEGVQEHLESEKE; encoded by the coding sequence ATGAAGAGAGCGTTATTATCGTCAATTATGTTGGCATCTCTTGTCTTTATTGCGTTTTCATGCGGGGAAAAGGAAAATAAAATAGAGATCAACCAGGGAGTAGCGATCAGGATAGGGAATAAAAAGATCACCGACGCGGAGATCGATGAGAAATTTGATTTACTTCCTGACAATCAGAAAAACAACTTCAAGGGTCCGTCCGGAAGGGCCAGATTTGTCAATCTCATCATAAACGATGAGCTCTTTTATCTTGAGGCCAAAAACAGAAACCTGAGAAACGATCCCATCGTGAAAGCCGAACTCGAAGCTGTCGAGCGGAGGATCCTTATCGGAGCTTTCTATGCGAAAGAGATCGTAGAGAAGATCGAGATCCCTGATAAGGAAGTCGAGAGCTATTACGACAGTCACAGTGACGAGTTTACGAATCTTCCTCTCTACAAGGCGCAGCATATATTTTCGAGAGACAGTCTGAAATGCGTGCAATGGAAGAAACGGATCGATGAAGGCGAAAAGTTCAGCGCGATAGCGAAGGGCGAATCGGAGGATCGTTCAACTGCTCCCTCATATGGAGACCTGGGTTATTTCAACCCGGATGGATTTGTTAAATACATCGGAAAGTCCAGTACGTTCACAGCTGATATCGCCGACCTAACCGTGGGCGAAGTAAGCGGTGTGATCAAGCATGAAAGAGGATACTCAATTGTAAGGATCAATGATTACAAACCTGCCGCTCTCCAACCCCTGTCCGAAGTCAGAAAATCTATAGCCAAAACACTCAGGGACAGTTACTCGAAAGAGTATCTGGACAAGCAGATCGAGGCACTGAGGAAAAAATATTCACCGGTCAACTATGCACAGGAATATGTGCTTGAGACTACAAGAACGCCCGAACAGCTCTGGGAGATCGCGCAGTCAGAGGACGCATCGTATACACGGATCCTGTATTACAGGGAACTTGTCAACAGGTATCCGGAACATAAGTTCGCGCCCCAGGCGTTGTTCATGATCGGGTTTGTCTATGCCGAAGAGCTTCAGGACCTGGTACAGGCCAGGAGGACCTTCGATGAGCTATTGAAAGATTACCCTGATTCCGAAGTCGTGGAATCGGCGAAGTGGATGATCGGCAATCTACACCAGGACCATCCTAGATTCGAATCTCTCGAAGGTGTGCAGGAACATCTTGAAAGCGAAAAGGAATAG
- a CDS encoding mannose-1-phosphate guanylyltransferase, which translates to MYAVILAGGIGKRFWPFSTEKRPKQFLDITGDGPMLSVTFDRLASLVDPSRILVVTVAGQLGLIREILPGLPPENIFAEPLGRNTAPSLAVAAAMVKSRGDDQPLLCCPSDHIIRDTEEFERVVTIGSSIVERQDVLVTFGIKPDHPATGYGYIEAGPSLPRQNIGETDRPENDADCVLEVSRFHEKPTLEKARKYLDDGNFFWNSGIFMWRPSTFLAAFAEFLPEGMGPLDRMGAAFGSDESDDVIKSEYGKMPATSVDYGILEKASNVVVIPTDMGWDDVGSWDALENILPVDENGNYGTGRAVSIDSSDNIFFNRDGIIATVGINGLVVAVKDGNVLVCRRGDSQRVRELLDAMEDRKEKN; encoded by the coding sequence ATGTACGCAGTTATTCTTGCAGGTGGGATCGGTAAACGTTTCTGGCCTTTCAGTACTGAGAAAAGGCCGAAACAATTTCTGGATATAACGGGAGATGGCCCGATGCTGTCTGTCACATTCGACAGGCTGGCCTCTCTGGTCGATCCTTCGAGGATACTGGTAGTTACCGTGGCCGGACAGCTCGGGTTGATAAGGGAAATTCTTCCGGGATTACCTCCTGAAAATATTTTCGCCGAACCACTTGGAAGGAATACAGCGCCATCCCTCGCGGTCGCTGCCGCCATGGTAAAAAGCAGAGGCGATGACCAGCCTCTTCTCTGCTGTCCTTCAGATCATATAATCAGAGACACCGAAGAATTTGAAAGAGTCGTTACGATCGGCAGTTCGATCGTCGAGAGACAGGATGTCCTTGTCACTTTCGGAATCAAACCGGATCATCCTGCCACAGGATATGGATATATCGAGGCGGGTCCGTCTCTTCCCCGGCAAAATATCGGGGAAACAGATCGTCCGGAAAATGATGCGGACTGTGTGCTGGAAGTAAGCAGGTTTCACGAGAAGCCAACCCTGGAAAAAGCCCGTAAGTATCTGGATGATGGAAATTTCTTCTGGAACAGCGGAATTTTCATGTGGAGACCATCGACTTTTCTGGCTGCATTCGCGGAATTTCTACCTGAAGGAATGGGACCGCTTGACAGGATGGGAGCAGCTTTCGGATCCGATGAGTCGGATGATGTCATCAAGTCTGAATACGGGAAAATGCCGGCCACATCGGTCGATTATGGAATTCTGGAAAAAGCTTCCAACGTGGTTGTCATTCCCACAGATATGGGGTGGGACGATGTCGGTTCGTGGGATGCACTGGAGAACATCCTTCCGGTCGACGAAAACGGGAATTATGGGACCGGCAGGGCCGTATCGATAGATTCCAGTGACAATATATTTTTCAATCGTGACGGGATCATCGCCACGGTCGGGATCAATGGTCTTGTTGTCGCCGTCAAGGACGGCAATGTGCTAGTCTGCAGGCGGGGCGACAGTCAGCGTGTCAGGGAATTGCTTGATGCGATGGAAGATAGAAAAGAAAAGAACTGA
- a CDS encoding phosphomannomutase/phosphoglucomutase, whose amino-acid sequence MGRDVRESSQRYFDVLTEGLRKGGVDIIDIGEVPTPVFYFAAKKWEIEGGVMITASHNPAEFNGFKILRGHGTIYGKDILELHTLGTEGSLPEPGGGGMTSSDVKDEYAEYIAANIKLSRPVRFAADGGNGTAGISAPDIFRRLGCNPVELYMDPDGTFPNHHPDPTVEKNLVDLREAVLSGGLELGIGFDGDSDRIGVVDDRGRMIWGDSLLAIYARDLLAEKPGSTVIFEVKCSQSLEEDILKHGGKPVMWKTGHSLIKKKMREENALLAGEMSGHQFFADRYFGFDDAIYAACRLLEIVSSSDRKLSEIFDDLPSYESTPEIRLECSDEKKFDVVREVGDHFKKTNEVIDIDGARVKFGSGWGLIRASNTQPVLVLRFEASDLESLDEIRKKFADALSGHIDVSDLIGQ is encoded by the coding sequence GTGGGGCGTGACGTTCGGGAAAGCAGTCAGAGGTATTTCGACGTCCTTACTGAGGGGCTGAGGAAAGGTGGCGTCGATATTATCGATATCGGCGAGGTTCCTACTCCTGTTTTCTATTTCGCAGCAAAGAAATGGGAAATAGAGGGTGGTGTAATGATCACTGCCAGCCATAATCCAGCCGAGTTCAATGGATTCAAGATCCTGAGGGGCCACGGTACGATCTACGGCAAGGATATTCTTGAACTCCACACGCTGGGTACTGAAGGAAGTCTGCCTGAGCCCGGTGGCGGCGGTATGACTTCGAGTGATGTGAAGGATGAATACGCTGAATACATCGCGGCAAATATCAAACTGAGCAGGCCGGTAAGGTTCGCCGCGGATGGTGGAAATGGAACCGCAGGGATCTCCGCTCCGGATATCTTCCGCAGGCTCGGGTGTAATCCTGTCGAGTTGTACATGGACCCTGATGGAACTTTCCCCAATCATCACCCCGATCCGACAGTCGAGAAGAACCTGGTTGATCTCCGTGAAGCTGTGCTGTCAGGAGGACTGGAGCTGGGAATCGGTTTCGACGGCGACTCCGACAGGATAGGAGTCGTGGACGACAGGGGACGGATGATCTGGGGAGACAGTCTTCTGGCGATCTACGCGAGAGATCTTCTGGCAGAGAAGCCGGGATCCACTGTGATCTTTGAGGTCAAATGCTCACAGAGTCTTGAAGAGGATATTCTGAAACATGGTGGAAAACCTGTCATGTGGAAGACCGGGCATTCCCTCATCAAGAAGAAGATGAGGGAAGAAAATGCTCTTCTTGCCGGAGAGATGAGTGGACATCAGTTCTTTGCCGATCGATACTTTGGTTTTGATGATGCGATATACGCGGCGTGCAGGTTGCTGGAGATAGTTTCTTCGAGCGACAGGAAACTCAGCGAGATATTCGACGATCTTCCGAGCTATGAGAGTACTCCTGAGATCAGGTTGGAGTGCTCAGATGAAAAAAAATTCGATGTCGTCCGTGAAGTGGGCGATCATTTCAAAAAGACGAACGAAGTTATCGATATCGATGGTGCTCGAGTAAAATTTGGAAGCGGTTGGGGCCTGATAAGGGCTTCAAATACTCAGCCAGTGCTGGTCTTGAGATTTGAGGCTTCCGATCTGGAATCGCTTGATGAGATCAGGAAGAAATTTGCTGATGCACTTTCCGGACATATAGATGTTTCGGACCTTATCGGTCAGTAA
- the rplI gene encoding 50S ribosomal protein L9 encodes MELILKNSVPGLGERGDIVTVKAGYARNYLLPKKLAVPATGAMKKVIVEENRLQSVRDDKHKRTVQDTAAKMKDLSCTIVVQAGEEDKLYGSVSAQDIATAVTAQGFEIDHKMVVLEEHIKILGVYTVPVRLHKDVEVPVKIWVVKE; translated from the coding sequence ATGGAACTTATACTTAAGAACAGTGTGCCGGGTCTTGGCGAACGTGGGGATATCGTGACCGTCAAGGCTGGATACGCGAGGAACTATCTTCTGCCCAAGAAGCTTGCCGTTCCTGCGACCGGCGCTATGAAAAAAGTCATAGTCGAGGAAAACAGACTCCAGTCTGTAAGGGATGACAAGCACAAAAGGACAGTCCAGGATACAGCCGCGAAGATGAAAGACCTTTCGTGTACGATAGTCGTACAGGCCGGAGAGGAAGACAAACTTTACGGTTCTGTCAGCGCTCAGGATATCGCCACTGCGGTCACTGCGCAGGGGTTCGAGATCGATCACAAGATGGTCGTTCTTGAGGAACACATTAAGATCCTCGGCGTCTACACTGTGCCGGTCAGGCTTCACAAGGACGTTGAAGTCCCCGTCAAGATCTGGGTAGTTAAGGAATAG
- the rpsR gene encoding 30S ribosomal protein S18, producing MGGKTVAKKKKKKDKRTTNKPCRFCADKLTIDYKNDGLLRRFVTDRGKISPRRITGTCARHQRQLAMAIKRARAIALLPFVKIYFR from the coding sequence ATGGGTGGAAAAACAGTAGCGAAGAAGAAGAAAAAGAAAGATAAGCGGACTACGAATAAACCTTGTAGGTTCTGCGCGGACAAACTGACCATAGACTACAAGAATGATGGACTTCTCAGGAGATTCGTGACGGACAGGGGTAAGATATCCCCGCGCAGGATCACCGGGACGTGCGCCCGTCACCAGAGGCAGCTTGCCATGGCCATTAAAAGGGCCAGGGCGATAGCTCTTCTGCCGTTCGTAAAGATCTACTTTCGTTAG
- the rpsF gene encoding 30S ribosomal protein S6, whose translation MRTYECVYILDPSLEEIAVKEKTERFNEIITSREGVVHKVDPWGKRKLAYPIAKKFEGIYILIQFTGNNAILDELNRIFRFDDVVLRHLIIVDDNPVKEQPSADAEQTME comes from the coding sequence ATGCGTACCTACGAGTGCGTTTATATTCTTGATCCATCTCTTGAAGAAATCGCCGTCAAGGAAAAGACGGAGCGTTTCAACGAGATCATTACATCGCGCGAGGGAGTCGTCCATAAGGTCGATCCATGGGGCAAGAGGAAGCTTGCCTATCCGATCGCGAAAAAATTCGAAGGCATATACATCCTTATCCAATTCACAGGAAACAACGCGATTCTTGATGAACTCAACAGGATATTCCGGTTTGATGATGTCGTTCTCAGACATCTCATCATTGTCGATGATAATCCTGTCAAGGAACAGCCCTCGGCCGATGCCGAACAGACGATGGAGTAG
- the pth gene encoding aminoacyl-tRNA hydrolase — MSEISFLCGLGNPGARYGNTRHNLGFNVLDLITSRFGLKWKRFGEKSLRVAWKSSGRTVTLIKPQTYMNCSGDALADVKGLSPSSLLVICDDISLPLGRLRIRESGGSGGHNGLLSIAQHLGTNEFARLRMGCGPTPEGDEWSDYVLSPFSSDDRASADAMTRAATKAVEMILGRGIAATQMEFNRPEK, encoded by the coding sequence ATGTCGGAGATATCCTTTCTCTGCGGGCTCGGAAATCCAGGTGCAAGGTATGGGAATACCAGGCACAATCTCGGGTTTAATGTTCTGGACCTGATTACCTCGCGATTCGGCCTGAAATGGAAAAGATTCGGTGAGAAGAGTTTAAGAGTGGCATGGAAGTCTTCCGGACGTACCGTCACTCTGATCAAACCGCAGACATACATGAATTGTTCGGGGGATGCCCTTGCCGATGTAAAGGGGTTATCCCCCTCTTCTCTTCTGGTCATCTGCGACGATATCAGTCTTCCGCTGGGTCGGCTCCGGATCAGGGAATCCGGAGGCAGCGGTGGGCATAATGGGCTTCTTTCTATAGCACAACATCTTGGTACCAATGAGTTTGCAAGGTTGAGGATGGGCTGCGGCCCCACTCCTGAGGGTGATGAATGGAGCGATTACGTCCTCAGCCCCTTTTCGTCTGACGACCGTGCTTCGGCCGATGCGATGACCAGGGCGGCGACAAAGGCGGTCGAGATGATCCTTGGCAGGGGTATTGCGGCCACACAGATGGAATTCAACCGTCCGGAAAAATAA
- a CDS encoding 50S ribosomal protein L25, which translates to MKEIRMNARARIEAGKKNLHKIRKQGEIPGVLYGHKAEPVHLAIKEHEFWTILHHATTEHLILSIDIEGLDEDTILALVKDVQHHPVTGNVLHVDFQRISKDETIKVGVPILLTGIPKGVKDFGGILDHGIREVMISTTPVMIPESLEVDVTHLLVGDSIRISSMVAQYPDVEFLDDDNIQVAHVSIPKKLEVAEDLEAEEAAEGEEEAAPAEGEEAAGEGEDS; encoded by the coding sequence ATGAAGGAAATCAGAATGAATGCCCGCGCCAGGATTGAAGCGGGTAAAAAGAATCTGCACAAGATCCGTAAACAGGGAGAGATTCCCGGTGTGCTCTATGGGCATAAGGCTGAGCCTGTACATCTGGCCATAAAAGAGCATGAATTCTGGACTATCCTTCATCATGCTACGACTGAGCATCTCATTCTCAGCATCGATATCGAAGGTCTGGACGAGGATACTATCCTTGCTCTGGTCAAGGATGTCCAGCATCACCCGGTGACGGGCAATGTCCTTCACGTCGATTTTCAGCGGATCTCCAAAGATGAGACTATCAAGGTCGGCGTGCCCATATTGCTGACCGGTATTCCGAAGGGAGTAAAGGACTTCGGTGGTATTCTCGATCACGGTATCAGGGAAGTAATGATCTCTACGACTCCTGTTATGATTCCCGAATCGCTGGAAGTGGATGTGACTCACCTGCTGGTCGGCGATTCGATCCGTATCTCCAGTATGGTGGCGCAGTATCCGGATGTTGAGTTTTTGGACGATGACAACATCCAGGTTGCACACGTATCGATTCCCAAGAAGCTGGAAGTCGCTGAGGATCTTGAAGCTGAAGAGGCTGCTGAGGGTGAAGAAGAGGCCGCTCCTGCCGAGGGTGAGGAAGCCGCCGGTGAGGGAGAGGACTCCTAG
- a CDS encoding ribose-phosphate pyrophosphokinase, with product MNELVTLMSGTANPNLSEKIADYLGIGLCDMDVGRFSDGEIKVNINENIRGKDVFIIQPTFPPAENLLELLVMMDACYRASASRITAVIPYYGYARQDRKDQPRVPITAKLVANLIETAGANRVLALELHAAQIQGFFDVQVDNLFAAPVILEYIRGKNYKDLTIVSPDVGGIKMGRAFAKKLEANLAIADKRRTAADSSELMNIIGEVEGSDIIILDDIISTAGTITQAAEALKKAGAGRIMAAATHPVFSGPALERLEASCIEEIVVTNSIPFSGNEKCSKVKVLDVSELLGEAIRRIHTEESISMLFV from the coding sequence ATGAACGAACTTGTTACTCTTATGTCGGGAACTGCGAATCCCAATCTGTCGGAAAAGATCGCCGATTACCTCGGGATAGGACTTTGCGATATGGACGTGGGGCGGTTTTCCGATGGAGAAATCAAGGTCAATATAAATGAGAATATACGTGGTAAAGACGTATTTATCATTCAGCCGACATTTCCGCCTGCAGAAAACCTGCTGGAGCTTCTTGTCATGATGGATGCCTGTTACAGGGCGTCAGCAAGCAGGATTACCGCGGTCATACCCTATTACGGATATGCGAGGCAAGACAGGAAAGATCAGCCCAGAGTGCCTATTACGGCCAAACTGGTGGCCAATCTTATAGAGACAGCCGGAGCGAACAGGGTCCTGGCCCTCGAACTTCACGCGGCACAGATTCAGGGATTTTTTGACGTTCAGGTCGATAATCTTTTTGCGGCGCCGGTCATTCTTGAATATATTAGGGGGAAAAATTACAAGGACCTTACCATTGTCTCCCCCGATGTAGGTGGGATAAAGATGGGAAGGGCTTTCGCGAAGAAGCTTGAGGCCAATCTGGCCATAGCTGACAAGAGGCGGACTGCCGCCGATTCGTCTGAGCTCATGAACATCATTGGTGAGGTAGAGGGCAGTGATATTATTATTCTCGATGATATAATAAGTACTGCAGGAACAATAACGCAGGCAGCAGAGGCTCTGAAAAAGGCGGGCGCTGGACGTATCATGGCGGCAGCCACACATCCGGTCTTCTCCGGTCCGGCTCTTGAGAGACTCGAGGCTTCCTGTATTGAGGAGATCGTCGTAACGAATTCGATACCGTTCAGCGGTAATGAAAAGTGTAGCAAGGTCAAGGTCCTCGACGTATCTGAACTTCTCGGTGAAGCTATCAGGAGGATCCATACCGAAGAATCTATCAGTATGTTATTCGTCTGA
- the spoVG gene encoding septation regulator SpoVG, translated as MELEKEIQGGHMEITEIRISLRDDNKLKAFASITLDNCFVIRGLKVIEGAKGTFVAMPSRKRPDGTYQDIAHPINNSTRDWMEEQIVQAFEREVDKVQTESGLEVAEP; from the coding sequence GTGGAATTAGAAAAGGAGATTCAGGGGGGCCACATGGAGATCACCGAGATCAGGATATCATTGCGTGATGACAACAAGTTGAAAGCTTTCGCCAGCATTACCCTGGATAATTGTTTTGTTATCAGGGGACTGAAGGTCATAGAGGGAGCAAAGGGAACTTTTGTCGCCATGCCCAGTCGCAAGCGTCCCGATGGTACCTATCAGGACATTGCCCATCCTATCAACAATTCGACACGAGACTGGATGGAGGAACAGATCGTTCAGGCATTTGAGCGTGAAGTGGACAAGGTTCAGACTGAGTCTGGACTGGAGGTTGCGGAGCCCTGA
- the ispE gene encoding 4-(cytidine 5'-diphospho)-2-C-methyl-D-erythritol kinase → MTTGITTGIRCNAKINLFLAVTGRRQDGFHDILTFFQPVSLFDELKLELTGGQIELVGDTPEIPWDERNLCFKAASEFISATGCDEGVRITVSKNIPHGAGLGGGSSDAAGVLTGMNHLHGKPIGAKVLEEIALRIGSDVPFFVRGTPAAGRGRGEILEKAEGLPYGAILIVKPDIPISTKTAYDNVRILLTRDSHEDRLNHLLKQVKDFPDMTFETFNSFESYAVEQYPEIKEILEVFRREEPTLSLLSGSGSACFALFDSEDKAVEVERLFMGQGYFTSIAKPVDWTLELFQWN, encoded by the coding sequence ATGACGACAGGGATAACCACGGGAATCCGTTGTAACGCAAAGATAAACCTCTTTCTTGCCGTCACTGGAAGAAGACAGGACGGTTTTCATGATATCCTTACGTTTTTTCAGCCGGTTTCTCTTTTTGATGAATTGAAGTTAGAGCTTACGGGTGGACAGATCGAGCTGGTCGGAGACACGCCTGAAATCCCCTGGGACGAAAGAAATCTTTGCTTCAAAGCCGCATCGGAGTTTATATCGGCGACGGGTTGTGATGAGGGGGTGAGGATCACCGTCAGCAAGAATATTCCTCACGGAGCGGGACTTGGTGGGGGAAGCAGCGACGCGGCTGGAGTTCTGACAGGGATGAATCATCTTCATGGAAAGCCTATCGGAGCGAAGGTTCTGGAGGAGATCGCACTGAGGATCGGATCAGATGTACCATTTTTTGTAAGGGGAACTCCGGCTGCCGGCAGAGGCAGGGGGGAAATTCTGGAAAAAGCGGAAGGGTTGCCTTATGGCGCCATATTGATTGTAAAACCGGACATCCCGATATCAACGAAGACGGCATATGATAATGTTAGAATTCTGTTGACAAGGGATTCTCATGAGGATAGACTGAATCACCTGCTAAAACAGGTGAAGGACTTCCCGGATATGACGTTTGAGACGTTTAATAGCTTTGAGAGCTACGCTGTAGAGCAGTATCCGGAGATTAAAGAGATTCTGGAAGTTTTCAGGCGCGAAGAGCCGACCCTGAGTTTGCTTTCGGGGAGTGGTTCGGCCTGTTTTGCGTTGTTCGATAGTGAGGACAAAGCGGTGGAAGTAGAGCGACTATTCATGGGGCAGGGTTACTTTACCAGTATCGCTAAGCCGGTGGATTGGACTCTGGAGTTGTTCCAGTGGAATTAG
- a CDS encoding glycosyltransferase family 9 protein encodes MMRGNRTFKKIDRWAGIPILLAASAIRKATRFLARTGHDSADHHKIGSGDRILIIKQSALGDTLLLLPVLKAMRGSVGSSGQVDMLVTPVNSIIAENCPWMDDIILFDPSKLFLHPLHLPGLVRKIRSRRYTVVLDFDQWLRSSALLAAVSGAATTAGFKTPGQHRHFASDLTVTQTEKRHESCLFRDLACSCGIPVEAVEPFSGFLKGNDLFESDTPDIRDKTKPMRVLFHPGCGEHGYQREWPAADYASLGSALSSSYDISITISGHGEHEMPIAREIIEEGDFNSTDLSGRLTFAQLAAVVKDTDLVVCGNTGVMHLAAGYGTPLVALHGPTDHLKWGPDYSCGKVSDTLAPGSATIIRADIPCSPCLFLGYEYGCDGRACMESIQVETVLDACSTILDRLQTL; translated from the coding sequence ATGATGCGTGGAAACAGGACTTTCAAGAAAATAGACAGATGGGCCGGGATTCCGATACTGCTTGCAGCATCGGCAATAAGAAAGGCTACGCGTTTTCTCGCCCGGACCGGTCACGATTCTGCGGATCATCATAAGATAGGATCAGGGGACAGGATCCTGATCATCAAGCAATCAGCTCTGGGAGATACCCTCCTGCTTCTTCCGGTACTGAAAGCTATGCGCGGAAGCGTGGGATCATCCGGGCAGGTCGATATGCTCGTGACTCCTGTCAACTCGATCATTGCCGAAAATTGCCCCTGGATGGATGATATCATTCTGTTCGATCCATCAAAACTGTTCCTTCATCCTCTACATCTTCCCGGACTGGTCAGAAAGATACGGTCTCGCCGGTATACTGTCGTTCTGGATTTCGACCAATGGCTCAGGTCTTCAGCCCTGTTAGCCGCCGTATCGGGCGCCGCGACGACGGCTGGATTTAAAACACCAGGGCAGCACCGTCACTTCGCCAGCGACCTGACCGTGACTCAGACAGAGAAAAGACACGAATCCTGTCTATTCAGGGACCTGGCCTGCTCATGCGGAATACCCGTCGAAGCCGTGGAACCTTTCTCGGGTTTTCTTAAAGGAAATGACCTGTTCGAATCGGACACACCGGACATTCGGGACAAGACGAAGCCCATGCGCGTACTTTTTCACCCGGGATGCGGGGAGCATGGATACCAGAGAGAATGGCCAGCCGCTGATTACGCCAGTCTGGGATCGGCTCTCTCCTCCTCATATGATATCTCGATAACGATCTCCGGACATGGAGAGCATGAAATGCCCATCGCCCGTGAGATAATAGAAGAAGGCGATTTCAACTCCACAGATCTCTCGGGAAGATTGACCTTCGCGCAGCTTGCTGCCGTTGTAAAAGACACCGACCTGGTAGTATGTGGAAATACTGGAGTCATGCATCTCGCAGCCGGGTACGGAACACCGCTGGTAGCTCTGCATGGACCTACAGATCATCTGAAATGGGGGCCGGACTACTCCTGTGGAAAAGTCTCTGACACACTGGCTCCCGGCTCGGCCACTATTATCCGAGCCGACATCCCATGCTCACCATGTCTGTTTCTTGGATACGAATACGGTTGCGATGGCCGCGCGTGCATGGAATCTATCCAGGTGGAAACGGTCCTCGATGCCTGTTCAACAATCCTCGACAGACTTCAGACCTTGTAG